Part of the Prunus dulcis chromosome 8, ALMONDv2, whole genome shotgun sequence genome is shown below.
CCTACTTATTCCACTAGGGTCTCGCATGACCTGCTCACATGTGAATAAAAAGAGTTTTGTTAGGCCATACCAATGCAAAATGAATGATGATTATGACACAGGTGCTTTGCAATCTAAAACAAGGACTACACACCTTGCATGAGGTAATAGTACCAAATGGAGCGAACAGTTCCTTAAGTTTCTCATCACCTATGGTATCATCTAAATTTTTAACATACAAGTTTGCCCCTTGATACTTGTCTGCTGCCTCTTTCATGCTCTGTTCAAATCGTTGTTTCAATTCATTTTCCCTTTCAGATTTCTTCTGGGCCTTCCCAACATACCACTCCTTGTCATCAAATTTCTTTCCATTTAGATCCTCAACAGCTCTAGCAGCATCATCAGTGTTTTCAAAATTGACAAACCCAAAGCACTTCGATTTTCCATCTGCATCCCGCATCACCACTACGCTAGtgatttttccaaatttagcAAAAATTTTGTCCAAGTCTTCCTCAGTAGTTGATTCTGATAGATTCTTTACAAAAACATTGTTGAATCTTGACTTGTCAGAAACACCGTCCCTTTCCTGCTTGCGGAGGAAAGGCCCTACATAAACTTGCTTATCATTTAAAAGCATACCATTTAACTTCTCTATAGCTTTTTGGGCAGCTTCATCATTGTCGAATTGTACAAAGCCATAGCCTTTTGACTGGCCGGAGGGGTCTGTAGCCACCTTGCAAGAAAGGATGTTTCCAAATGCAGAAAAGGTATCATGCAAGGCTTTGTGATCAATAGCTTTGTCCAAATTCTGACAAAAGTAATACAAGTGAAAGTGTCAGCAAGGAGATAACTGTGacatataaacatataatggTGCTTCctaaaacattaaaaacatGAATACCTTAATAAATATGTTTCCAGCCCCGCTTTTGCGGATACTAGGATCACGATGAGAATACATAATCCTAATGGGCCTTCCATTCACAGGACTGAAGTTCAAAACATCCAATGCCCTAGCAGCTGCCACCAATTCCAACTAAAAATGTAAgtaaaaatcaaaaggaaaaggagcATTGACAAATCTCACACGATGCAAAAGAAACGAAGGGAAAGAATATTAGACATCTCTAATCTCTGTTTCAATAACAAAACACAATATTCAACTTAATTGTTTCTCTGCATGACACTGTTAACAGGAACCAACCTATGTTATCCTCCTCTTTGGTTACTAACTGGTGCAGTCACGACAGCCTCTGGGCTCTAGGtgactaaaattttcaatttaagatTTTAAGAGAGGCCTTGAAAAGTCCTAAACTGATCATTGTAAGGAACAAGACTATAAACTGTGAAACCAAAAATATTGCAAATTTAATATCTCAGGAAGGATGGGTAAAGGATTAAATGGGTTTCTAACCCAAGGTCACTATGTTTCTTCCAAATATGTTTCCACATAACACCTACCAAATTAGTGCATTGAGTAgtaagaaaatggaaaacatgTATACACTCTTAAAATTATAAACCCAAGCAACCATATTCCTGGTTAATAGTGAGCTTGGTTGGTGAAGGAAAGGTCCTTTGCTGGAAGGAACCATAATATGACAGTAGCCTAATTCAATTTCAGGGCATATTATGCTCTTTCTTGTATTAGCCAAAATGGGAGCCTTTACTGAACACCCCAACAGAAGGCCTAAGGTGTGACAAGAAGACAAGAAAAATCGTACAAGAGTCCAACATAATAGCCAGAATCTCAGCATTACAAACCCCACCAACAGGCACAGACTCATTATTGTTAAAATGCATCACCAGGAAGGAAAACTTGAACGAGAAAATTGAGCACATACAAAGTAAAGCACCATGTTTCATATCTGAGGAAAATATATCTTGTAATTACAAAACAATGAATGCTAAATCCAAATGCACCTATAATTTTCAGCCTAACCCCTTAATTTACTCGTATAGTAATTCTACTCAATGCCTGCCCCCCATAATATATTGACAACCACAAATTTCCTATTATTCTCCCACGAGTCTTTTTGACGAAATCTGAAGCATAAGCTTGCAGGAAGTCACAACCACATCAATAAACTACACATGTTCGAATTCACTTCCCCCACCTCACAGAAATCCCTGTTTGCAAAAACTACATCTTATACAATCAACACTACCGCGTGCCTATCACTTAATTGCCTTTTCTTTCTACAATAAATTGCACAAACACTGTTAAATACAAATGGATCCAGTCACCACACCTAAAAGATGTAACTTgcacacaaaaattaaaacattggGCTAAGTTTACTTAGCCTCCATTAGCCACCTATATGGCATGCACAACCATCTTATTCAGCTTAcaatagaaagaaaacatCCATGATCTAAATCATGTATGAAACAGTaagcaacccaaaaaaaaggcatACAAATGAGCTTCAAAATCCCTAATAAAGTGAATCAAAACCACTTACCATCTTGTGGGTTGCTATAATTGACATACCCATAGCCAAGCGACCTCCGGGTGGACAAGTCCCTGCAAACCCTAACCGAAACCACCTGACCCAGCTGGTTAAACAGGTCGTAGAGCTGCGAATCTGTAAAGTTCTGGTCAAGATCCCCAACATAAAGCGACGTCGTCACGAACTGGTTGGCCGCACCACCGTTCGCCGCAGCCGCAGCCGCCGCTGCTGCGTTCGCATTCTGAGTCTGGACCTGAACTTGCGCCATCTTCAACAGAAAagcctaaatttttttttcttttcaaaatttttgaattttttctttagttttccGATAATCTTCCCTCTCCTCTTTGTTATTTCAGCACCAGAAAATCCGAGGAAGATAAAATAAGCCAACAAAGACACTAACTACTAAACGCTCTCCAACTGCTCGATAAAAAACCGctgaggaaaaggaaaaactcagtcttttttttttgttgcttttttcGTTTATTTGGTAGGGAGGAGAGGGAAGGGAGTGGAGGGATAAATAGTCGGAGATCCGACGGAGGGTGGCAGAGGCCGCCGGTGGGTGGCGGCGCGTGAGATAAGTCTGTGGGTGATGAGAGAGAaatgtagagagagaaagggaaggaaagaaaataggGAAGATTGTTTTTTTCCTGCTGCGGGCAGCTGGAAGAACTGCACTAAAAGGGTGGGACTTGCAGCTGTGAGTGTTGATATAGTTGGTGGGCTTGGGTGAGCCCTAGGATGATCTGAAGGAGGCGATCTGGACCGTTGATTTGGATGTAGTGGGCCCATGATGACGAGGTCGTATGTGTAAGATCAACGGCTGAGATGTGTAGAATGTGAGTTGTGAGGTACAACTACTGGTAACGTTAGATTTTCTAGATAGAGTCAGGCTAAGATAGGTCTTGTCTTGTGGGGTTTGGTGTGGGGGCCGTCGGGCTCTTGGGCAGATGCCACGAGTCATGTAAGCGCGTGATATGCTGGTGAGTCCACACACAACACATCGGTAAAAACTATTTTTACTTTGCATTGGTGGCTTACAAAATTATTCTTTATGACTGTTACATATTTAGTCCATGCATGGTGACTTAACTATAATTGGATTAGATTATGATGTACGATTG
Proteins encoded:
- the LOC117636840 gene encoding polyadenylate-binding protein 8-like, yielding MAQVQVQTQNANAAAAAAAAANGGAANQFVTTSLYVGDLDQNFTDSQLYDLFNQLGQVVSVRVCRDLSTRRSLGYGYVNYSNPQDAARALDVLNFSPVNGRPIRIMYSHRDPSIRKSGAGNIFIKNLDKAIDHKALHDTFSAFGNILSCKVATDPSGQSKGYGFVQFDNDEAAQKAIEKLNGMLLNDKQVYVGPFLRKQERDGVSDKSRFNNVFVKNLSESTTEEDLDKIFAKFGKITSVVVMRDADGKSKCFGFVNFENTDDAARAVEDLNGKKFDDKEWYVGKAQKKSERENELKQRFEQSMKEAADKYQGANLYVKNLDDTIGDEKLKELFAPFGTITSCKVMRDPSGISRGSGFVAFSTPEEANRALLEMNGKMIVSKPLYVALAQRKEDRRARLQAQFSQMRPVAMAPSVAPRMPMYPPGGPGLGQQIFYGQGPPAIIPSQPGFGYQQQLVPGMRPGGAPMPNFFVPMVQQGQQGQRPGGRRGGSVQQNQQPVPIMQQQMLPRGRVYRYPSGRGLPDVPMPGVAGGMFSVPYDMGGMPMRDAALSQPIPIGALATALANATPEQQRTMLGENLYPLVEQLEPENAAKVTGMLLEMDQTEVLHLLESPEALKAKVAEAMEVLRNVAQQQQAGNAADQLASLSLNENLVS